The Thermacetogenium phaeum DSM 12270 genome segment GCTGTAGATCTGTTTTACCAGTATTTCCGGCAAGTCGGACGGCTGTATCTCCCGAGCTTCAGTATTGCTGATGACCGGAAAAGCCGGTGAAGACCAGTTGATACCATTCAGCTCCTTTCGCAAGGCGGCGGCAGCCCCTTCCATCAATCTGGAATGTGAGGGTACGCTGACGGCAAGGGGTACCGCTTTTGCTCCCTTATCCTTTAACAACTTTATTGCTTCTAATACCGCCTCCCGCTCACCGGAGATTACGATCTGACCCGGACAGTTATAGTTAGCTATATTCACGATGCCTTTGCAGGCCGCTTCCTGACAGGTCCTTTCTATTGTGGCGTTATCTAAACCCAGAACTGCCGCCATCATTCCCTTCCCCTCAGGAACGGCTTCCTGCATGATCCGCCCGCGCCTGCTTACAATTCTCAAGGCGTCTTCAAAACGGAGAACCCCACTTGATACCAAGGCGCTGTATTCTCCCAGGCTTAGGCCGGCGGCCATAACCGGGTTAATGCCGTGGTCACGCAACAACTCGTAAATGGCAATACTGGTCGTCAGAACAGCAGGCTGGGTTATTTCTGTTTTGTTCAGCACCTCCGGGGGGCCCTCGAAACAGATCTTGCTGAGAGGGAATCCCATTACCTCATCTGCCAGATCGTAAACCTTACGCACCTCGTTAAACTCTTCTGCCAGGTCTTTACCCATTCCCACAAATTGTGCACCCTGTCCAGGAAAGACAAAGGCTAATCTGAGCATAGCTCACACCCTAACCTCTTGAGAATTTGCTCAGCTTCGGTCATGACCTCCTCAACGATGGCCGCAGCCGGCTCCCTTTTATTGACCATCCCTGCAATCTGGCCGGCCAGAAGAGAGCCGTCCTCGACTGCACCATGAAGAGCTGCTGCCGGGTATTTCCCTACCGCCAGCCTGTCTAGTTCTTCAGAACTCCACCCTTCCTTCTCTTTGGCCAGGTACATTCGGGAAAAACGGTTCTGAATCACCCTGACCGGGTGTCCGGTGGAGGTTCCGCAGACCACTGTATCCCGGTCTCTGGCTTGAATAATCTTCTCTTGATAATCGGGGTGGGCAGGGCATTCCTCGGCACAGATGAATCGCGTTCCCATCTGCACTCCCTCCGCCCCCAAAGCGAAGGCAGCAGCAGCGCCTCGCCCGTCAGCAATTCCTCCGGCAGCAATTACGGGGACATCCACAGCATCGACGATCATGGGTACCAGACACATGGTTGTTATCTCTCCGATATGCCCCCCGGCTTCCATCCCCTCAGCAATAACGGCATCTGCCCCCTGGCGAGAGAGGCGACGGGCCAGGGCAACGGAGGCGACCACAGGAATGACCTTGCAGCCCGCTTCTTTCAGCAGGGTCATGTACTTTCCGGGGTTCCCGGCACCGGTGGTCACTACGGGAACTTTTTCCTTAATGACGACCTCGATGATCTTCTCGATATGGGGCGAGAGAAGCATCAAGTTAACGCCGAAGGGCCTGTTCGTCACCGCCCGCACGGCTTCGATTTCCTTTTGCAGCCATCCGGCATCAGCGGAACCAGCTCCGATGATCCCCAGGCCGCCTGCTGCAGAAACAGCCCCTGCCAGCTTTCCTGTAGCTATCCAGGCCATTCCTCCCTGGAAGAGCGGGTATTTTATCCCCAGCAGTTTAGTCAATCTCGTTGTAATCATTAGATCAATCACCTGCCCCAGCGCACCAAAGCTGCGCCCATAGTCAACCCCGCACCGAATCCTACCATGAGCACCAGATCTCCGGATTGGATTTTCCCCTGTTCCACCGCTTCCGCAACGACTACAGGAATGGAAGCGGCGGATATGTTGCCGCATTTTTCGATATTGACCAGCACTCTTTCCCAAGGTACCTTCATTTTTGCGGCCGCCGCCTTCATGATTCTCAGATTGGCCTGATGGAATACGATGTGATCTACATCGTCAATACTGAGAGAAGCCCGCCTGAGCACCTGAGATGCACACTCGGGTATGGTTTTGACGGCGAATTTAAAGATTTCATGTCCCTGCATCCGCATACAGTGCATGCGTTTGGCGACGGTTTCCTGAGAAGCCGGATGGCGGGTACCACCTGCGGGAATATAGAGGAGGGAAGTTCCCGCTCCATTTGAGCCCAGGTAAGTTGCCAGGATCCCGTTCTCTCCTTCCCCCTTACCAAGAACCATTGCCCCAGCTCCGTCACCGAAGAGGATGCAGGTGCTGCGATCCGTATAGTCTGTAACCCTTGATAAAATCTCTGCTCCAACCACCAGAGCATAGCGATAATCATTCCCTAGCAAAAAATGCTCTGCAGTCGTTATTGCATAGATAAATCCAGTGCACGCAGCAGACAGATCAAAGGCAGCCGCTCCGGTAGCCCCCAACAGATCTTGTAAAAAACAGGCGGTGGCCGGCATCGGCATATCAGGGGTTATTGTAGCCACAATAATAAGATCCAGATCCTCTGCTGTAATCCCGGCGTTGTTCAGGGCGATGCTTGCGGCTTTATAGGCAAGATCCGATGTGGCGATATCTTCTTCGGATATCCTTCTTTCCCTGATCCCTGTGCGGCTGACTATCCAATCATCACTTGTTTCAACCATTTTTTCCAGGTCAGCATTGGAGAGAATGCGGTCGGGTAGCGCGTAACCGGTTCCTAAAATCTGTATTTTCACTGCCGGGCCTCCGTACTTGCCTTCACCAGGAATGTTAGAAATATAATTACACTATCCGAGAGTATTTGTCAACAAAACTGTGCACTGCTTATTATACCATATTCTACCTGTTATATAAAAACAAAAACCAGAGCATGTATGGGATGACCTCGTTGATCACAGGAGAAAAGCCGGAAGTACAGCGGAGGGAAGCAATCTTACAGAACCATCCCCGCATTGAGCATCTCCTGAGCAGCTTGCAGGACCCCTATGAAAGTGTGGGCGTAAGACAAGCCTCCCTGGAGAAAAATGATATAGGGTGGCCGCATAGGGGCATCCGCAGATAATTCGATGGATGCACCCTGAACAAAAGTGCCCGCTGCCATAATCACTTCGTCCTGGTAACCGGGCAGGAGGCTTGCGACGGGAGTCGCTCGGGAATCTACAGGAGATGCTTTCTGGATCCCAAGGCAAAAGGCTTTTACCATTTGAGGGTCATTGAGTTTGATGGCTTGAACTATGTCGGACCGGGCGGCACCGGGTGCGGGTGATGTTTCAAATCCTAGTAGGCTGAAGAAGTGGGCGGCAAAAATTGCTCCTTTCAGCGCCTCTCCTACCACCTGGGGGGCTAGAAAAAAACCTTGGTAGAAAAGACGCCCTAGCCCGAGATTGGTACCGATATCCTTGCCCAGTCCGGGGGCGGTCAGCCTGTCCGCGGCTGCAGTGATGAGCTTCTTATTTCCTACTAAATATCCGCCTGAAGGGGAAATCCCTCCACCTGGGTTTTTAATAAGGGAGCCGGCTATAAAATCGGCTCCTTCCTATGTCGGTTCTCTTTCCTCTACAAATTCTCCATAGCAATTGTCGACAAAACAGATGATATTTTCTCTGATTCCCTTAATAAATCGGATGAGCGCTCCGATTTCCCCGACGGAGAGAGCAGGTCGCCAGCTGTAACCCCGTGACCGCTGGATCAGGACGAGTTTCGTTTTGTCCGTCAGCAGTTCCTGTATTTTCTGGTAGTTGGGTAGCCCCTCTTCGGTTAGTGGGGCTTCTTTGTAAACTATCCCCTGTCCCCTCAAAGAGCGTTGGGTTTCCCGGTCAATTCCGATGATTTTGGCCAGGGTATCGTAGGGACGGCCGGTGGCGGAAAGAAGTTCATCACCGGGTCTTAAAATTGATGTCAGGGCCAGAGAGATGGCATGGGTTCCCGACATTATTTGAGCGCGCACCAGGGCGGCCTCCGCCCTAAAGGTCAGTGCATAGACTTCATCCAGACCCTCCCTGCCTGGATCTCCGTAACCATAGCCGGTCCCGTCCCGCAGGTGGTACTCGCTGATTCCTGCTTCCCGGTAGGCCTCGAGAACGCGCATCTGATTGAATTTTGTAATACCAGCAACATGTTCAAATTCCCTGCCGGCCTCTTGCTCAGCCTGTATTGCCAGTTCATACAGCCTGGGATCAATTTGAAAGTGTTGTTGTAAATATTCCCTGAAACACGGCATTGTTAATTCACCCTACTATGATTACTGAAAATCTTCAGGACGAATAGTCATCAATTCTTCCCTTGTCAGGTGCGCCTTTTTAACAAGCCTTACGGCTTGCCTGCGGATCGCCCGTTCGATAATGTTGCGAACAAGGCGAGCATTCCCTTCATTTTCATTTCTCTTACCAGTCTTCTCAATAAGGATTTCCCTTAAAACCGTTTCTGCCTCAGGATGCAACCGGTATTGCCTTTTTCGGAGCATTAAAGTTCCTATCTGGAGTAGTTCCTCCACCGTATAGTCGGGGAAAACGATATGGATGGGAAAGCGGGAGTAAAGCCCCGGGTTGCTGCGCAGGAACCATTCCATTTCCCGCTTGTAGCCTGCAAGGATAAGCACCAGGTTTTCTTTCTGGTCCTCCATAGCCTTAACCAGTACATCGATGCTCTCCTTACCGAAGTCTTTCTCACCTCCACGGGCAAGAGAGTAAGCTTCGTCAATAAAAAGAATCCCCCCCAGAGCTCTTTTGATCTGTTCCCTGGTTTTATGAGCAGTGTGCCCGATGTACTCCCCTACCAGGTCGGCCCTTTCCACTTCCACGAGGTGACCGCGAGAAAGGACTCCCATAGAACGGAACAGCTTGCCCATAATCCTGGCAACAGTGGTTTTCCCCGTACCCGGATTTCCTTTAAAGATCATGTGCAATACTAAAGGCTCAGTGCACAGCCTGGCCCTTTCTCTCCGTTTTTGGATTTGCACATAGGCTGATATTTCGGAAACAAGTTTTTTCACCTCGGTGAGGCCGATTAATCCATGCAGTTCCTGTAAGATCAGCTCCGGTTTTAATTGATTGGTGTCACTTTGGTTCAACGGCTGTCTGTTTTTCAGATTAGAGCCAGTTCGAAAAGACTGGGGCTGAAGAGTTCCTCCCCCTTTTCCTAACTGGAACTTAAAATTCACCCAGCTTTCACCTCTGGTCATTCTTGTCTCCCTTTGACATTATACGCGGTAAGCGGCGAGAAAGTGTTCAGACGTATAACCAGGGGCAAACGAACCGCTGGATAAGATCCACCAGCAGGAAAAGGATAAAGCCTTGCAGACTGATGGCGATGATCCCCGCAAACATCTCCGGGTAATTGACCCTACTCCATGCGTCGAAGATGAAGTAACCGAGACCTTCCAGGGTAGCAAAGGATTCCGCGAAAAAGAGAACACTTATTGCCGTCCCCAGGCTGATGCGAACTGCTGTAAAGATTTCCGGTAGACAGCCCGGAATGATCACGTGGCGGTAGACATCCTTTGTCGTAGCCCCCAGGGACAATACAGAGAGAATGGTGTTGGCAGGAATTTTTTTGGCGGCATCCCTGCTGGTCACCAATATTTGAAAAAAGATGATCAGGACAATCAGGATGATCTTGGAGAGATCGCCGATTTTAAAGATCGCAAATACAACCGGGAGCAGGGCTATTTTGGGAATCGGATAGAGCAGATATAACTGTGGCGCCAACCATTGATCAAGTTTGGAATTTCTCCCGATATAGAGCCCCAGGGGAACGGCTATAGCCAGTCCCAAGAGAAGGCTCACCAGAACCCGATAGGTGCTGATCAGAAAGTGCCTCCAGAGTCCTTCTGGAAAAACGTGAATAAAGGTAATCAGAGCTGGAAGCGGGCGCGGCAACGCGGGATTACGCAGCAACAAGGCGAAAATTTCCCAGCCCAGCAGAAGAACTAGCACAGCAAAGAAATAATTCAAGTATTTTTTGTTACTCCGATTATTGCCGGTCATTGCAAGGGGCCTCCAGCAAAGAGCGAATCTCGGTGCACTTTTCATGAAAACGCAAATCGTGGCGAAAGCCTTCGCTTCCCTGGGCCGGATTGGACACAACAGTGCGGATGTGCCCCGGGCGCGCCGAAAGAATGATGATCTCCTGCCCGAGGAATACAGCTTCTTCAATGCTGTGAGTCACCAAGACACAGGTAATCTTATGCTTGATGATGATTTCGAGGATTAACTTTTGAAGGTTTTCTCGCGTCAAGGCATCGAGTGCTGAAAGGGGCTCATCCATGAGGAGAATCTCCGGCTGTAGCGCCAGTGCACGTGCCAGGGCTACCCGCTGCTTTTGGCCCCCGCTCAACTGGCTCGGATATCGGTTAAGGCACTCCGTCAAATCAAGTTCTTTAAAGACCGGTTCCAGAATACAGTTGACCTCGGTTTGCGGAACTTTGCGGAGGGCTAGTCCGAGGGCTGCGTTCTCCCATACCGTTTTCCAGGGAAGCAGCCCGTATTCCTGGAGAATCAGAGCCATGCCACGGTAAGGGCCGTCCAACTGCTTCCCGTAGAGAAGGATTTCTCCCTCAGTCGGGCTAAGCAAACCGGCCATAAGAAAGAGAAGGGATGTCTTTCCACATCCCGAAGGCCCGATTACTGCATATCTTTTTCCTTTTTCGATTTTAAGGTTGATGTCATCAAGGGCGTGTACCTCTGTTTTGCCATTGGTGTAAGTTAGAGATACATGGTTAAAAGAAAGCATCATTGCCCCTTCTTATCTATTCAGCTTTAATTGCTTCATCGGTTACCAGATCCTCATAACTGAACGGCTCTTTCAACAACTCCTTGGCTTTCAGCCAGTCAATTACGCGTTGGGTGTCC includes the following:
- the fabD gene encoding ACP S-malonyltransferase, encoding MLRLAFVFPGQGAQFVGMGKDLAEEFNEVRKVYDLADEVMGFPLSKICFEGPPEVLNKTEITQPAVLTTSIAIYELLRDHGINPVMAAGLSLGEYSALVSSGVLRFEDALRIVSRRGRIMQEAVPEGKGMMAAVLGLDNATIERTCQEAACKGIVNIANYNCPGQIVISGEREAVLEAIKLLKDKGAKAVPLAVSVPSHSRLMEGAAAALRKELNGINWSSPAFPVISNTEAREIQPSDLPEILVKQIYSPIKWEQSVILMADKIDFFLEVGPGKVLSGLIKKTARSKPVGNVGDTASFKRTLAQLKEAEQ
- the fabK gene encoding enoyl-[acyl-carrier-protein] reductase FabK, encoding MITTRLTKLLGIKYPLFQGGMAWIATGKLAGAVSAAGGLGIIGAGSADAGWLQKEIEAVRAVTNRPFGVNLMLLSPHIEKIIEVVIKEKVPVVTTGAGNPGKYMTLLKEAGCKVIPVVASVALARRLSRQGADAVIAEGMEAGGHIGEITTMCLVPMIVDAVDVPVIAAGGIADGRGAAAAFALGAEGVQMGTRFICAEECPAHPDYQEKIIQARDRDTVVCGTSTGHPVRVIQNRFSRMYLAKEKEGWSSEELDRLAVGKYPAAALHGAVEDGSLLAGQIAGMVNKREPAAAIVEEVMTEAEQILKRLGCELCSD
- a CDS encoding beta-ketoacyl-ACP synthase III; protein product: MKIQILGTGYALPDRILSNADLEKMVETSDDWIVSRTGIRERRISEEDIATSDLAYKAASIALNNAGITAEDLDLIIVATITPDMPMPATACFLQDLLGATGAAAFDLSAACTGFIYAITTAEHFLLGNDYRYALVVGAEILSRVTDYTDRSTCILFGDGAGAMVLGKGEGENGILATYLGSNGAGTSLLYIPAGGTRHPASQETVAKRMHCMRMQGHEIFKFAVKTIPECASQVLRRASLSIDDVDHIVFHQANLRIMKAAAAKMKVPWERVLVNIEKCGNISAASIPVVVAEAVEQGKIQSGDLVLMVGFGAGLTMGAALVRWGR
- a CDS encoding AAA family ATPase; the encoded protein is MTRGESWVNFKFQLGKGGGTLQPQSFRTGSNLKNRQPLNQSDTNQLKPELILQELHGLIGLTEVKKLVSEISAYVQIQKRRERARLCTEPLVLHMIFKGNPGTGKTTVARIMGKLFRSMGVLSRGHLVEVERADLVGEYIGHTAHKTREQIKRALGGILFIDEAYSLARGGEKDFGKESIDVLVKAMEDQKENLVLILAGYKREMEWFLRSNPGLYSRFPIHIVFPDYTVEELLQIGTLMLRKRQYRLHPEAETVLREILIEKTGKRNENEGNARLVRNIIERAIRRQAVRLVKKAHLTREELMTIRPEDFQ
- a CDS encoding ABC transporter permease, coding for MTGNNRSNKKYLNYFFAVLVLLLGWEIFALLLRNPALPRPLPALITFIHVFPEGLWRHFLISTYRVLVSLLLGLAIAVPLGLYIGRNSKLDQWLAPQLYLLYPIPKIALLPVVFAIFKIGDLSKIILIVLIIFFQILVTSRDAAKKIPANTILSVLSLGATTKDVYRHVIIPGCLPEIFTAVRISLGTAISVLFFAESFATLEGLGYFIFDAWSRVNYPEMFAGIIAISLQGFILFLLVDLIQRFVCPWLYV
- a CDS encoding ABC transporter ATP-binding protein, whose protein sequence is MMLSFNHVSLTYTNGKTEVHALDDINLKIEKGKRYAVIGPSGCGKTSLLFLMAGLLSPTEGEILLYGKQLDGPYRGMALILQEYGLLPWKTVWENAALGLALRKVPQTEVNCILEPVFKELDLTECLNRYPSQLSGGQKQRVALARALALQPEILLMDEPLSALDALTRENLQKLILEIIIKHKITCVLVTHSIEEAVFLGQEIIILSARPGHIRTVVSNPAQGSEGFRHDLRFHEKCTEIRSLLEAPCNDRQ